DNA sequence from the Vicia villosa cultivar HV-30 ecotype Madison, WI linkage group LG3, Vvil1.0, whole genome shotgun sequence genome:
TAGACAATCATAATTGCTTTTTATCATGCTTTGAGATTTTAACAGCACTTAACGTGTAATACCAGCAATAATAATCATTACCATTACATAAATAGAAGTGTGGAGGAGAAAGATTAATTATTAACTTTGTTAAGCGTTCATATGAAAGGATGTTTTAGAAGAAACATGACTGCGAAAACCAGCTCCTATTCCTACTATAATTATTTCATACGCAGAACTCTTAAGCATACGTGTATCATGTCTTTTTATTCATCATAAGTATTTGTTTCAAATACTGTCTAAAGatatcaaaataccaaaaatatggatgaacagaAACAAAAAGCGCTTGAAGATAAATGGTTTAGCAATGTGTTGAACAAAAAAAGATCAGCAGAAGCAAGACTTCATCGTAAACGTCAGCTCGAGTTCAAGAGAGCAAAGAAGATGAATGGAGTGCAGAAAGAGAACGTAGGAAAAACTGCCTCTATTAGTAGACACGATACTCCTTAAACCAGAATACCACTTTCTACTATCTCTCCAAACATTCCAAGTTCAAGCAAATCGGTTTTAACAAGCTTGCACAAAACTCATGCCTCCTCAGTGATGAACGGTCTTTCAACTTCTTCAAATAAAAAACGATCAAGAGTCGTTACTTGCAGGAACATTAATAATATAGGGACGAATTTAAAGAGGAGGTTTGATAACGTTGTTGGTGATTTTGGTTCTACTTCTTCAAAAAATTCAACAGAACCAACTCCTCAAATTAATGAACTTTTTGAAGATGACAGTGAAGAGGATAATATGCACGATGATTCTTCAGAGAGTATGATTTATTTGTGGTAATGTACATTCTTATGAATGTAAAGCTTTACATATTTCTAATAAACTTTGCATGTGTTGTATTACAAAGGTTGGAGCTCAGATCACAGTATGGttatggaagaagatgaagatgatatgGACACTGATATTGTATCTGTCAATGCCCTAGCAACAGGTTTTGTAACATTAATgtaattattttgagttaagtTTTATTGTCAATCATCATTTTAGTTGTTAACTTAGATACGCATTTATTTAGGAGATTGTTACGACATAGGCGATCCAGTGTTTGAATGTCCAAAATGTTGTGCAAAAATGTGGTATTTAGAAAGGAAGAACAAATATCGACAATCTCTAAATCCCAAGTTCACAATGTGTTGCGGAGATGGTAAAGTTCAAATTCCTCTATTGAGAGAACCTCCGGAAATTTTGCAAAAATTGTTGTTTGATCAAACAAGCCCTGaatcaaaaaaaattcaacagCAAATACGCCTTTTCAATATGATGTTTGCATTTACTTCTCCGGGTGCTAAAATGGACAACCGCTTTAACAATGGTAGAAGTCCTCCGAATTATAGAATTCAAGGACAATCATGTCATCGTATAGGTAGCATGTTACCATTACCAGGACAAAATCCCCGATTTGCACAGCTATATATATTTGATACAGAACATGAGATACATCATAGAGTAAAAGGATTCAAGTATGTTTCTTTACTAATTCATGTATAATAATATTATATGTTGTATGACATATGAGTGACATTCCATGTTTTGTTGTTATAATTTGCAGAACAAAAGACGGAATAGATGTTAACATAGTGAAAAAACTCTCTTCTATGTTATATCAACACAATGTTCATGCACAAAGTTTTAAGATGGCAAGGGATATTCTTTCTGAAGACAATGTTTCTGACCTAAAGCTTCGTCTTATTTCTGAGCGAAGAACCGATGGAAGAATCTACAATCAACCAACtgtttcagaagttgctgctctaaTTGTTGGTGACGTCAACACTGCTGAGAAGAGGGACATAATAATGCACAAACAATCTGGACAACTTCAAAGAATAGATGAATATCATACATCATATTTGGGATTTCAATATCCATTGCTTTTCCCTTATGGCGAAGATGGTTACAGGCCTAACATTAGACATCGAAATAAAGATTCACATAATAGACCTAATTCAGATTCATCGGATGTAGTAGTAGACACTGAGGATGTTCAGTGGGAGCAGGCAACTAAAATAAATAGGCTTACAATTAGAGAGTGGTTTGCATTTTGTATTCAAGACAGAAAGAATGAGGCCCAAACAATTCTCAGATCAAGAAGGCTATTTCAACAGTTTTTGGTTGATGGTTTTACAATGATGGAATCTGAGAGACTTCGATGGTTAAGAAAAAATCAGTCTAAACTTCGAGTTGGAAAGTATAGCTATCTAACAGATGCCAGAAGCAATGGTCAGACCGATGGTGCAAACACAGGTAAAAGGGTTGTCCTTCCTTCATCGTACGTTGGTAGTCGCAGATACATGGATCAACTCTACTTTGATGGAATGGCAATTCGTAGTTATGTTGGATTTCCTGATCTATTTATAACGTTTACGTGCAATCCCAACTGGCCAGAATTGCAACGTGTACTTGCTTCTAATAATCTTAAACCATCAGATCGTCCGGACCTCATTACAAGAATATTTAAGATGAAATTCGATGAGCTACTGTCAGATTTGACAAAAAAAGTATGATGGGCAAAGTTCTTGCGTGTAAGTACTGTTTCATTTAAAGCGTTGATATATATTATTGTGATTCTGAAATATCATTATTCATACATTATATTTTGTTGTAGATATGTACACCATCGAGTTTCAGAAAAGAGGTCTGCCTCACGCTCACATTTTGATATTCCTTCATCCCTCCAGCAAATATCCAACACCTGCTGATATTGACCGGATCATATCCGCTGAAATTCCTAACAAGGATACAGACGGTGAGTTATATAATTTGGTCAAAAGCCACATGATTCACGGACCATGCGGAAACGCAAATCGGAATTCGCAATGCATGAAGGAAGGTAAATGTTCCAAATACTTTCCTAAGGACTTCCGCAAAGATACAGTCGTCGATGAAGATGGTTATCCGGTTTACAAAAGAAGGGACAACGGTCACACTGCCATTAGGAATGGTATAGAGGTTGACAATAGATTTGTTGTTCCCTACAATTCAAAATTGTTGTTGAAGTTTAAAACTCATATTAATATGGAATGGTGCAATCAAAGTACAtccataaaatatttgtttaaatacaTCAACAAAGGCTATGATCGAATAACCGCTGCAATCGTCATGAGTGAAAATGGAAATCCCATTGAGAGGCAAGATGTTGATGAAATCAAGCAGTATATTGCATTTAGAAGAAAAGAATCCACAACCTGCATGCTTTCTTAACCTGTGAGAAGGTACCCATTTTCGTTCAACCGATGGAGTAGATTTCGCTTTTGAGATTAAAACCTAATTTCAAGTTCCTCTCATCCACTTATATACTGAAACGTTTCAACCTCTTAGTCTTCTTTTTCCAAAGTACACATCTTGACATACATTATCATTACTTAGTAGGGAAACATGCAAAAATGTGGGAAACTGGTATACTGGCTTTTTAGATGACcacataataattatattaatctcTTCAAAGGAATAATTAATATCGTTTTATCAATATACACATCATTATGttaattttgataaaatttaaTACATTGAATTATTTAAATTGGGTCTTCActtgatttttttcaaaattgaattcgatatatttttaattacattaactgaatttattttttacaattccTTTACtacttaatttaatattaattatcttcattcatatTTGACCATAAGAAAACTATATAATAtgctttaatttatattattaattaacatTATCTATAAGATTAAATTATAAACATTGCTTTTTTTGTCTTCTATATTTTTcgccaaaaaaatataatatattcccttttttgatatattttttgttGTATATTTTTGACAAGCTAAAATTTATTAtcctaaaataaattgatttctaaacaaatacatatatttttttttatacatcATTATTTAAATATCAGAATGGATTTTCATacacaatataataattaatgaaTTTATATGTGGTACATTTTAAAACAATTtacataataatattattattggttaGATATATTATTACGCGACCCATGCGAACGCAGGGGTAATGAATACTAATGGTATATTTTAAACAATAACGTACGCGTGCGGACACAATGGTATCTAACTACCTAATTATATGAATTTCATATTAAATGAAACTAATTTTTATAtgcattttatattattatatattttattattatctaTATTGAAtttgcgtgacccgtgcgaacgcacgggtcctttactagtttatGTGAAATTTCTCAAAAAGCTTTTAAGaagataaattatgaaatattaaATGCAGATGTCATTTGAAAACATTGGAAAACTTTTCTTAGGTAAGGAGCCAGTCCTTTTTCTTAACTCTTTGGATAAGCTCTATCAAGGCGTCCTTCCAGGTGTGAGAGCTTATCCAATTAATATTTTTGGTTTTGCATATCACCATGCTCTTCGATGTAGAAGAAAGCTTGAGGACATTTTTTCGATGGAgttaaataagagaaaattaaaaaatgGAAATAAGGTAGATGCACTTGATTTGATGGATGGGTTAATGCAAATTGAAGACGATGAAGGTAACAAATTGAGTGACAAAGAAGTTGTAGACAACATTGTTTATTTTGTATTAGGTGGATATATCTCTATTTCTCTTGTGTCCATGTGGGCTATTTACTTTCTTGCCAAGTATCCAAATGTGCTAAAATTGCTATGGGatagtttttttatataaaagacTTGTTAATTTTTATGCATGCTTAGTTTAAGTTAAGATGAATCTCTTAATTTTTTGTcactatatttattaattttatttttgtttttgtttgcaaTTGTAGGAAAAAATATGGCTTTCACAAAGGGAAATTAAGGAGATTTTATTACAGCTaaagatttttcaaatttaaaatatacaaaCAAGGTTTTTCACTAgttatgcaaatatatatatttatatagttaaaaatatttgttaatggtTTTatctattaattaataattatatacagAAAATGTTGTAAATGAAGTTGATTATAAAGGTATGAGGTTGTAGACTAGTTCTTGTGAAAGTTATTCATCTGTTTGTATTTTATTGTCACTTGTCCAAAACGTATACATTACactattttttaatgtaaaataatatttttacttaAACAAAATTTCTCATTGGAAGAGTAAAATGAATAAAATTACTACAGTCCTTTGAttactattataaataaatttgattttttttaatatttgataaTTATATTATCTAGTTCATATatcaatatattaattatcaaatgtaccaaaaaaaataaatttgttttattaCTGACTAGAGGTTGTACGAATTAATGTctagttttaaatataaaattgtagTTTATGTGCTCTCAAATAATTGTCAcatttgtgaaaaaaaatattattcattttttatttttaaagtagTATTGATTGGTTTCTTTTTTATTGTATAATAATCTAATTAAACTTACCATTAATATTTATTGATacaaaacataatttttattttgtaggttATCAGATACCAAAGAGATGGAAAGTAATTTCGATGCTTTGCTATATTCACACAGATCCAGAGAATTTTAGGGATCCCATGTATTTCAACCCTGGTGGATGGAATATACATTTGctgactattttttaattttggtttttcatattagttaatttttttattgattaatttatattataattatcaattttatttataaattcttaggAGTTGGCAAAACCTGGAACATATCAAGTTTTTTGTGCTGGACAAAGACTATGCCCTGGAAACATGCTAGCAAGAATTCAACTAGCACTTCTGCTTCATCATTTATCCATTGGATACAAGTAATGTTTCATCATAGTGTTtgatatataatatgtttttcttttaaagttttatATCAAGGTAAAATAAATTAGATGTcactttatattttaattatttaatgataTCTTTTACATATTGAATGCAG
Encoded proteins:
- the LOC131659570 gene encoding uncharacterized protein LOC131659570, which codes for MNGLSTSSNKKRSRVVTCRNINNIGTNLKRRFDNVVGDFGSTSSKNSTEPTPQINELFEDDSEEDNMHDDSSESWSSDHSMVMEEDEDDMDTDIVSVNALATGDCYDIGDPVFECPKCCAKMWYLERKNKYRQSLNPKFTMCCGDGKVQIPLLREPPEILQKLLFDQTSPESKKIQQQIRLFNMMFAFTSPGAKMDNRFNNGRSPPNYRIQGQSCHRIGSMLPLPGQNPRFAQLYIFDTEHEIHHRVKGFKTKDGIDVNIVKKLSSMLYQHNVHAQSFKMARDILSEDNVSDLKLRLISERRTDGRIYNQPTVSEVAALIVGDVNTAEKRDIIMHKQSGQLQRIDEYHTSYLGFQYPLLFPYGEDGYRPNIRHRNKDSHNRPNSDSSDVVVDTEDVQWEQATKINRLTIREWFAFCIQDRKNEAQTILRSRRLFQQFLVDGFTMMESERLRWLRKNQSKLRVGKYSYLTDARSNGQTDGANTGKRVVLPSSYVGSRRYMDQLYFDGMAIRSYVGFPDLFITFTCNPNWPELQRVLASNNLKPSDRPDLITRIFKMKFDELLSDLTKKV
- the LOC131659571 gene encoding ent-kaurenoic acid oxidase 1-like, translated to MQMSFENIGKLFLGKEPVLFLNSLDKLYQGVLPGVRAYPINIFGFAYHHALRCRRKLEDIFSMELNKRKLKNGNKVDALDLMDGLMQIEDDEGNKLSDKEVVDNIVYFVLGGYISISLVSMWAIYFLAKYPNVLKLLWDKNVVNEVDYKGYQIPKRWKELAKPGTYQVFCAGQRLCPGNMLARIQLALLLHHLSIGYKWELINHNANIFYLSHSAPIDRVEVKLIQL